Genomic DNA from Bryobacter aggregatus MPL3:
GATGACGGCGATGCACTGGCACGGATTTGAAGTGCCGATGGAGATGGACGGGAGCGTTGGATTGGGCCAGGACCCGATTCCGCCTGGTGGGAAGTTTGTCTACGAGTGGGAGCTCCACCAGCACGGCACTTTCTTCTACCATTCGCACTTTCCGATGCAGGAAATGATGGGCATGATTGGCATGTTCATCATGCACCCGAAGCAGCCGTATGAACCACGTGTCGATCGCGACTTTGGTTTGGTGCTGCAGGAGTGGGCGCTGCTTCCCAATAACAATGTGCCGAATACGCTTTCGATGGAGTACAACTGGCTGAGCTTCAATGGCAAGGCGGGGCCGGACTGCCGCCCGATGATCGTCAAGCAGGGCGAACGGGTGCGCATCCGGATGATCAACATCGGAATGGATCACCATCCGATCCACATGCATGGGGCGCAGTTTGTGATGACCGGGACCGAAGGAGGGCGCATTCCAGCGCATCTTTGGTATGACATGAACACGATTCTGGTGGGTGTCGCACAGGCGCGGAACATCGAGTTTGAGGCGAAGTATGTTGGCGACTGGATGCTGCATTGCCACCTGCCGCACCACATGATGAACCAGATGGCTTCGATGGTGGGGCCGATGTCGCATGGCGGCCATGGAATGCACAGTGGGGGCGGGATGCAGGAAGGGATGGGAATGCTGCGGAAGGGAGATGCGCTCTCGGAGGAATTCGGGCCGGTGCTGGGCCGTGGTCTGGGGGTTGCTTCCGATCGGGATCGGGCCACCTCACATCTGGTGGCTGCCGGGGCCGGACAGCATGAAGGGCACTCGATGGCGTCCATGAAGCCGGGAGACCCGATGGAAGCCTATCCGAAGGATGACCCCGAGAAGAAGAAGGTGCCTGGCTATCCGCAGGACATGTGGATGGTGATGGATGACATGATTCCGGAGAAGCCGGAGAACTACGGACTGCGGAAGGGTTGGACCGCCGGAATGATGGGGATGATGACGCTGGTGCGTGTGGTGACGCCGGAAGTCTACGACAAGATCATGGAGTTGAAGAAGAATGCGAAGCCTGCCGCTGCTCCGCACCAGCACCAACATGGTCAGGGAGGGGAATAGTCATGATCCGGAGAATCCTATTTCTATTCTTGATCTGTGTCCCGAGCTATTCGCAGGAACATGTTCATTCTAGTGAAGTTGTAAAAGAAGAAGTCGTTTATAGTTGTCCGATGCATCCTGAGGTCCGTTCGAAGGCGCCGGGCAAATGTCCGAAGTGCGGCATGGTGCTGGTGGCGGCAAAGACCGTTGCTGGGTCGAAGCTGAGCTTGGCGCATCTGGAGGCCATGGCGTTGAGCCGCAACCCGACGTTGGGACAAGCGAAGGCTGCTGTGGAAGCGGCTGGTGGCCGAGCGCAGCAGGCAGGCTTGTGGCCGAATCCGACTTTCGGTGCGAACGGGGAGCATGTCTCGAAGGTGACTGGCGGTGGCGCACTGGGTGGCTTTGTCGAGCAGCGTTTTGTCACGGGTGGGAAGCTTGGCCTGAGCCGCAAGGTGGCGCTGCAGGAACAGGCGATGTCGGTGGAGCAGCAGAATGCCCAGAAACAACGCGTTCTGAATTCTGTGAAGCATCTGTATTATCAGGCGCTTGGCGATCAAATGTTAATTGAAGTGCGAGGGAATCTGGCGCAGTTGGCGACGCGGGCTGTGGCGGTGTCTCGGGAACTGGCCAATGTGGGGCAGGCGGATCGTCCCGACCTGCTGGCCGCCGAGACGGAGGCGGAACGGATTCAATTGGAACTGGTTAATGCGGAGAATGCGCGGGAGCGGACCTGGCGTCAGTTGGCTGCGGTAGTGAACAACCCGGGCTTGCGGCCGACGGCGTTGGAGGGGAGTCTCGATGAGGTGCCGAAGTTGGATGCGGACCAGGCGCTCGAGCAGATCTATCGCGAGAGTCCGGAATTGGCTGCGGCCCAGGTGGGCGTGCAGCGCTCGGAGCTTTCGGTCCGGCGTGCGGAGCGAGAAAAAATTCCGGACATCTTGATTCGAGGCGGTTTACGGAATAACCGTGAGTTCGGTGAAGTGGGTCCGTTGGGGCCGACACAGCGGCGTGGTTTGGAGGGAATTTTTGATGTTGGAGTACAAATTCCCATTTTTGATCGGAACCAGGGTGGGGTGAAAGCAGCGAAGGCTGAGGCGGAGCATGCGCGGCTGGAGGTAGAGCGGACGAGGCTGTCGTTGCAGTCGAGATTGGCGGCAGTCTATAAGGACTACCGGGATTCGGCAACGGCCGTCGAGCGCTACAGGACGCGGATTCTTCCGAAGGCACAGGAGGCTTACGATCTTTATCTGGCGAACTTCCGGCAGATGGCAGCGGCTTATCCGCAGGCGCTGATTGCGCAGCGGAATCTGTTTCAGTTGCAGGAGAGCTATGTGGCGGCGCTGGTGAGTACCTGGCAGCGCGCCGTCGAGATTCAGGGATTGCTGCTAATGAGCAGCGAAGGATCAGGAGAATGAACGCAATGAAGAAGATGATGATTCTGGCGGCGAGTCTCGCCTATGGCCAGCACGGCCATGACAGCCATGGGAAAGAAATGACGATGACCGGCCTGGTGGTGGACACGGGTTGCTATCTGTCCCACGACACGAAGGGGGAGAAGCATGTGGCCTGTGCGACGGCCTGCGCCAAGGCGGGCGTGCCGCTGGCGCTGCTGGATGAAGCGAGCGGGACGCTCTACATTCCGGTGGCCGCCGACCACAAGAATCAGAATGAGAGGCTGATGCCCTTTATCGAGAAGAAGGTGAAGGTGAGCGGGACGTTGGTGGAGAAAGGCGGCGTGAAGGGATTCGTGATCAAGAGCGTGGAGGCGGCGAAGTAAAGTCGCCTACCAGACCGCGCGGTCGTAGTGGGCGCGGATGGTCTCATCGGCAGTAATCAGACGGGAGCCTGGATTGGTGATGGACTGCGCCACGATGATGCGGTCGAAGGGGTCGCTGGTCCAGGTGAACTCGGTTGCGGCTGCGGCTACGGCGGCGAAGGGCCGGGTGCAGAGAGTGACGGCAAAACTGGTGTTGAGGTTCGCGTAGATGGTGGAGGCGGGGAAGCGGATTCGGTTGCGTTTGTGGAGGGAATCGAATTCGAGATAGGCCATGGGTGAGAGGAGGAGAGGGCTTTCCTCGATTGCAGCTATGGCCGCTTGGGTAAGCTTGGTGAGCAGGCCGTCGTGCATCCAAATGGCGACGTGGGTGTCGAGATAGACCGTACTCAAAGCTTCTTGTCCTCAAAAAGCCATTTGGATTCAAGAGCATCCATGAGATTTTTGTCGGAGTGGATCAAAGCGTCGGGGTCGCCGATGATCGCATTCCGTTGGATGGCTCCTGCCAGCTTGGAGCCGCCCGTAATTGCTTCCAGCCGCAGAGTAACACCTTTGTATTCAATCAGAAGTGGCTCACCTTTCACTGCTTTGTCGAGGTTTTGGAAGAGATTCTTCCTGAGTTCGGTGGCGAGCATATCCTGGATGTACTTGATTTAGTGTACGTTGTCAATGTCTTTCTGTACGCTTGCCATGCGGACGGCGAATTCCAGCGCTTTGATGAAGCTGCCGGATTGGGCGATGCCTTGGCCGGCAATGTCGAAGGCGGTTCCGTGGTCGACAGAGGTGCGGATGATCGGCAGGCCGAGCGCGATGTTGACGCCGCCTTCAAAATCGAGGAGCTTCAGCGGCACGTGTCCCTGGTCGTGGTACATGCAGACAATCGCATCGAAGCGCTTGCGGCGGACGGCCAGATAGAAGAGTGTGTCGGGTGGGAAGGGACCTTCGACTGGCATGCCTTGCTGCTTGGCCCAGGCGATGGCGGGTTCGATCTCGTCGATCTCCTCGCGGCCGAAGAGGCCGTGTTCTCCGGCGTGGGGGTTGAGACCGGCGACGGCGATGCGGGGATTGGGAATCAGTTTCGAGACGGCGTCGCTGGTGAGCTGGAGGATGGTCTGGATGCGGGGCCGCTTGGTACGGGCGATCGCCTCGAGCAGAGAGCAGTGTGTGGTGACGTGGGTGACGATCAACTGGTCTGAGGCGAGCATGATGGTGACGTCGTCGACGCCGCAGACGGCGCCGATCAGTTCCGTGTGGCCGACAAAGTGCGGGTCGGTCTTTTGGGTGGCCTCCTTATTCATGGGCAGGGTGACCATAGCGGCGATCTCTCCGGCAAGGGCGGCCTTGGCTGCGGCGATGACGTACTCGCGGGCGGCGTGTCCGGACTTTGCATTGAGCTGGCCGGGAGTAATGTCGCTCCGTTCGAGGAGAGAGGGCGAGATCACGTTGAGTGGACCGGGCGTGTAATCGGCAGGAGTGGTGATGGGGTGGAGCGGGACTTGCTGCTTGTTGTAGAAGGCAAGCGCTGCGAGGTCACCGTAGACCACGATGGGATGTTGGATTTCCTGACTGTGGAAGGCTTGGAGCAGGATTTCAGGGCCTACGCCGCTGGAGTCGCCGAGGGTGACGCCGAAGGGGAGAGTCAGGTGCATCTCTCTCGAATATCGCAAAGAAAATCCGGGTTTCCGAAGCCACCGGCTTTGGTGATCCAATTCAGGCTTCCGGAGCGGGAGAACACCGCGCCCGGGAGAATTTCTCCGAGGGGATGGAAGCGAGGATTTCCGAGCGCGTGGTGGATGGCGTAGGCCGTATCTCCCCCGAAGACGATGAGGGTGTCGAAACGCTCCTGCCGCAGCCGTTCTTTGGCAGCGAGGGCAGTGAGCTTCGCGTGTTCGAGCCCCTTCTGGGAGGTATGGATTTGCAGCAGTTCCCAATTGGGAGCTTTGGGGGCGTTGGCGATCTGGGCGATCGAGGTCTCGTGCAAACTGCCATTGACGATCAGGCAACGGCGGATCTTGGGCCACTCCCGGGGTGGCTGGTGGGTGGGATGGAGTTCGCTGGCCAGCGCTTCGGCCAGCGCGGCGGATCCGGCGGCGATGGTGCCGGGTCCACTGGCGAGAACCATCCGGGCGGCTTCGATCAGATCCTGATCGGTTTCGCCGTCGAGGATGGTTGCCGGGAGGGCGCCGAGGAGCGTGCGAATGTCGCTGGATTGGATGGGATTCAAGGGATCTTTGGCGAAGCTGCTGAGATGGACGGGGACGCCGTCAACCAGCAGTTGGCCATTGCGAACGGTACGGCCCAGGGCCGGGTAGGCGGGCGCGTAGATGAGTGGGGTGCCGGCCAGGGCTTCGAGCTCGGCGGCGATGTTGCCGCGTAAGGTGGAGTCTGTCTTCTTGAAGAAGAGGCGCGGACTGGTGCGACCTTTGAGCGCGGCGCGGACACGGGCCGCGGCGTCA
This window encodes:
- a CDS encoding multicopper oxidase family protein; its protein translation is MNARRTLFARLASVGAALWAGSKSLEGQQNPHKGHVMPSSKGKTVPADPGSHGMAGHAMPMKAAGQAAMNLPVDMPDLKTLEYKMVDGVKEFHLIAQVVETQLMPGRPLTAWGFNGCVPGPTIEVNQGDRVRVIVENQLPEMTAMHWHGFEVPMEMDGSVGLGQDPIPPGGKFVYEWELHQHGTFFYHSHFPMQEMMGMIGMFIMHPKQPYEPRVDRDFGLVLQEWALLPNNNVPNTLSMEYNWLSFNGKAGPDCRPMIVKQGERVRIRMINIGMDHHPIHMHGAQFVMTGTEGGRIPAHLWYDMNTILVGVAQARNIEFEAKYVGDWMLHCHLPHHMMNQMASMVGPMSHGGHGMHSGGGMQEGMGMLRKGDALSEEFGPVLGRGLGVASDRDRATSHLVAAGAGQHEGHSMASMKPGDPMEAYPKDDPEKKKVPGYPQDMWMVMDDMIPEKPENYGLRKGWTAGMMGMMTLVRVVTPEVYDKIMELKKNAKPAAAPHQHQHGQGGE
- a CDS encoding TolC family protein → MIRRILFLFLICVPSYSQEHVHSSEVVKEEVVYSCPMHPEVRSKAPGKCPKCGMVLVAAKTVAGSKLSLAHLEAMALSRNPTLGQAKAAVEAAGGRAQQAGLWPNPTFGANGEHVSKVTGGGALGGFVEQRFVTGGKLGLSRKVALQEQAMSVEQQNAQKQRVLNSVKHLYYQALGDQMLIEVRGNLAQLATRAVAVSRELANVGQADRPDLLAAETEAERIQLELVNAENARERTWRQLAAVVNNPGLRPTALEGSLDEVPKLDADQALEQIYRESPELAAAQVGVQRSELSVRRAEREKIPDILIRGGLRNNREFGEVGPLGPTQRRGLEGIFDVGVQIPIFDRNQGGVKAAKAEAEHARLEVERTRLSLQSRLAAVYKDYRDSATAVERYRTRILPKAQEAYDLYLANFRQMAAAYPQALIAQRNLFQLQESYVAALVSTWQRAVEIQGLLLMSSEGSGE
- a CDS encoding type II toxin-antitoxin system VapC family toxin is translated as MSTVYLDTHVAIWMHDGLLTKLTQAAIAAIEESPLLLSPMAYLEFDSLHKRNRIRFPASTIYANLNTSFAVTLCTRPFAAVAAAATEFTWTSDPFDRIIVAQSITNPGSRLITADETIRAHYDRAVW
- the pdxA gene encoding 4-hydroxythreonine-4-phosphate dehydrogenase PdxA, with amino-acid sequence MHLTLPFGVTLGDSSGVGPEILLQAFHSQEIQHPIVVYGDLAALAFYNKQQVPLHPITTPADYTPGPLNVISPSLLERSDITPGQLNAKSGHAAREYVIAAAKAALAGEIAAMVTLPMNKEATQKTDPHFVGHTELIGAVCGVDDVTIMLASDQLIVTHVTTHCSLLEAIARTKRPRIQTILQLTSDAVSKLIPNPRIAVAGLNPHAGEHGLFGREEIDEIEPAIAWAKQQGMPVEGPFPPDTLFYLAVRRKRFDAIVCMYHDQGHVPLKLLDFEGGVNIALGLPIIRTSVDHGTAFDIAGQGIAQSGSFIKALEFAVRMASVQKDIDNVH
- a CDS encoding four-carbon acid sugar kinase family protein; translation: MSGRFEIASILAIADDLTGALETGAKFAARGISAEVSTDPRAKRSRDLLVIDTESRHLSPTDAAARVRAALKGRTSPRLFFKKTDSTLRGNIAAELEALAGTPLIYAPAYPALGRTVRNGQLLVDGVPVHLSSFAKDPLNPIQSSDIRTLLGALPATILDGETDQDLIEAARMVLASGPGTIAAGSAALAEALASELHPTHQPPREWPKIRRCLIVNGSLHETSIAQIANAPKAPNWELLQIHTSQKGLEHAKLTALAAKERLRQERFDTLIVFGGDTAYAIHHALGNPRFHPLGEILPGAVFSRSGSLNWITKAGGFGNPDFLCDIRERCT